In the genome of Triticum urartu cultivar G1812 chromosome 5, Tu2.1, whole genome shotgun sequence, one region contains:
- the LOC125510185 gene encoding cytochrome P450 78A9-like: MATPDDCAASWLLYLSLAAKCGGDHPGRLAGLLAVCAAAFALTCLLHWCFPGGPAWGRWWLTRRLKGSLLPGPRGLPLIGSMWLMTGLSHRKLAAEASRLGGRAKRLMAFSLGETRMVVAAHPDVAREILNSPAFADRPIKESAYGLLFHRAIGFAPHGAYWRALRRVASTHLFSPWQVTASAPQRAVIAHQMVAALASAGAGVEVRRVLRRGSLHNVMWSVFGRRYDLDTNKESEEVRELSQLVDEGYDLLGQLNWSDHLPWLARFDPQGTRARCSRLVPRVNRFVGRIIDDHRSAAPSSAVKDFTDVLLSLQGGDRLADADMIAVLWEMVFRGTDTVAVLMEWVLARLVLHPDVQAQVHEELDRAVGRDRAVTESDAASLPYLHAVIKETLRVHPPGPLLSWARLAASDIHVDGFLIPAGTTAMVNMWAITHDPDVWAEPDEFRPERFAAGEFSVMGSDLRLAPFGAGRRSCPGKSLAMATVAFWLATLLHELEFLPSPDPARGVHLGETLRLSCEMAAPLAVTPRPRRPAA; encoded by the exons ATGGCGACCCCCGACGACTGCGCCGCCAGCTGGCTCCTGTACCTGTCGCTCGCCGCCAAATGCGGCGGCGACCACCCCGGCCGCCTCGCCGGCCTCCTCGCGgtctgcgccgccgccttcgccctcaCCTGCCTCCTGCACTGGTGCTTCCCCGGCGGCCCGGCCTGGGGCAGGTGGTGGCTCACCCGCCGCCTCAAGGGATCCCTCCTCCCGGGGCCCAGGGGCCTGCCGCTCATCGGCAGCATGTGGCTCATGACCGGCCTCTCACACCGCAAGCTCGCGGCGGAGGCCTCGCGCCTGGGCGGCCGCGCCAAGAGGCTGATGGCCTTCTCCCTCGGCGAGACGCGGATGGTGGTTGCCGCGCACCCTGATGTGGCCAGGGAGATCCTCAACAGCCCTGCCTTCGCCGACCGCCCCATCAAGGAGTCGGCGTACGGGCTCCTGTTCCACCGCGCCATCGGCTTCGCGCCCCACGGCGCGTACTGGCGCGCGCTCCGCCGCGTAGCCTCCACGCACCTCTTCTCCCCGTGGCAGGTCACCGCGTCAGCTCCCCAGCGCGCGGTCATCGCGCACCAGATGGTGGCGGCCCTCGCCAGCGCCGGCGCCGGCGTCGAGGTCCGGCGCGTGCTGCGGCGCGGGTCGCTGCACAACGTGATGTGGTCCGTATTCGGCCGCCGCTACGACCTGGACACGAACAAGGAGAGCGAGGAGGTCCGCGAGCTGAGCCAGCTCGTCGACGAGGGCTACGACCTGCTGGGCCAGCTCAACTGGTCCGACCACCTCCCCTGGCTGGCCCGCTTCGACCCGCAGGGCACACGCGCCCGGTGCTCCCGTCTCGTCCCCCGCGTGAACCGCTTCGTCGGCCGCATCATCGACGACCACCGCTCCGCCGCTCCCTCCTCCGCCGTCAAGGACTTCACCGACGTCCTGCTCTCCCTCCAGGGCGGCGACAGGCTCGCCGACGCGGACATGATCGCGGTGCTCTGG GAGATGGTGTTCCGCGGGACTGACACAGTGGCGGTGCTGATGGAGTGGGTGCTGGCGCGGCTGGTGCTGCACCCGGACGTGCAGGCGCAGGTGCACGAGGAGCTGGACCGCGCGGTGGGGCGCGACCGCGCCGTGACCGAGTCCGACGCGGCCTCCCTCCCCTACCTCCACGCCGTCATCAAGGAGACGCTGCGTGTGCACCCGCCCGGCCCGCTGCTCTCCTGGGCCCGCCTCGCCGCCTCGGACATTCACGTTGACGGGTTCCTCATCCCCGCTGGCACCACAGCCATGGTGAACATGTGGGCCATCACCCACGACCCCGACGTGTGGGCCGAGCCGGACGAGTTCCGCCCGGAGCGCTTCGCCGCCGGCGAGTTCTCCGTCATGGGGTCGGACCTCCGCCTGGCGCCCTTCGGGGCCGGGCGGAGGAGCTGCCCGGGGAAGAGCCTGGCGATGGCGACGGTGGCATTCTGGCTGGCGACGCTGCTGCACGAGCTGGAGTTCCTCCCCTCCCCCGACCCGGCGCGCGGCGTCCACCTGGGGGAGACCCTGAGGCTGTCGTGCGAGATGGCGGCCCCGCTGGCGGTGACGCCGAGGCCGCGACGCCCGGCGGCGTGA